One window from the genome of Pedobacter schmidteae encodes:
- a CDS encoding cupin-like domain-containing protein produces MTTIERRSNISYEEFIEKYQNKGIPVILENATKVWKDNLMFTPAFFKEKFGNRRANFSNKEYTISELLDLTAASTKERPAPYPIKFNILTQLPELLELMDPLHFNLIRPNWLKSKMLKGKLGDSMDLHIGGVGNSYEMHKDAYDVHAWLIQLYGEKEVIVFPRDQESLLYPKTGGVLESRSPINIMNPDYEKYPKFKDATPIRAILKAGEVMYIPSGIWHTTIAHGQNISTIVDQVNNSNYKAWRRDVYVYKKYHNKYRAVVDYIAATIIGNVCRVNQLFGKKF; encoded by the coding sequence ATGACAACAATAGAAAGAAGAAGTAATATTTCTTACGAAGAGTTTATTGAAAAATATCAAAATAAAGGAATTCCTGTAATACTGGAAAATGCAACAAAAGTATGGAAAGACAATTTAATGTTTACTCCAGCCTTTTTTAAGGAAAAATTTGGAAACCGGCGTGCAAATTTCTCCAATAAAGAATATACAATCAGTGAGTTGTTAGATTTGACTGCCGCAAGCACAAAAGAAAGACCAGCACCCTACCCTATTAAGTTTAATATATTAACCCAGTTGCCAGAATTGTTGGAGTTAATGGATCCGTTGCACTTTAACCTGATCCGACCGAATTGGCTAAAAAGCAAAATGCTAAAGGGTAAACTGGGCGACTCAATGGATTTGCATATTGGAGGGGTTGGAAATAGTTATGAGATGCATAAAGACGCTTATGATGTACATGCGTGGTTGATTCAATTGTATGGAGAAAAAGAAGTGATTGTATTTCCAAGAGATCAGGAATCTCTGTTGTATCCAAAAACAGGTGGGGTACTCGAATCCAGATCACCAATTAACATTATGAATCCGGATTATGAAAAATACCCAAAATTTAAAGATGCTACTCCAATACGGGCCATATTGAAAGCTGGTGAAGTGATGTACATCCCAAGTGGAATATGGCATACTACAATTGCCCATGGCCAGAACATATCAACAATAGTAGATCAGGTAAACAATTCAAACTACAAAGCCTGGAGAAGAGACGTATACGTGTATAAGAAATATCACAACAAATATAGGGCAGTTGTAGATTATATAGCTGCAACAATAATAGGCAATGTCTGCAGGGTAAACCAGCTTTTTGGAAAGAAATTCTAA